In Streptomyces chartreusis, the following proteins share a genomic window:
- a CDS encoding alpha/beta hydrolase — protein MRAAALYSAAGAMLLSALSLAPATSAGAAPGADERHGTTVAAARAKAAGITFGRCPKAQGLPGTVRCGTVSVPLDYAHPEGKQIRLLVSRAQATHKDPHNSKRRVPGKGALVYNPGGPGASGIQFPLIGVVPAWKRLAAAYDLVGYAPRGVGPSAPLSCQDPKQYFKVPSQAPTFPSEAYKKERVARAKAYARGCAERAGSALRHYNSLNNARDLDVLRAALGEEKLTFIGASYGTYFGALYAHLFPQHVRRMVFDSAVNPDPKQIWYHNNLAQSAAFEGRWTDFREWVAEHDDVYGLGITADEVLANYEKVRTRLATRPAGGKIGPGQLQEAFLQAGYYDDYWPSRAQALSAYLKGDAKPLMELASPVTEAAAEEENTNAVYTAVECNDAPWPTDWATWDRDNTRLARVAPFETWDNAWMNLPCAFWKAPRQQPVDVRTGPGELPPTLILAAERDAATPYDGALEMHRRLAGSVLVTERDAGTHGIAYGPNACVNGHIDAYLLEGRLPARHASCEGHPEPKPQRAGEHKAKKPATRHKDHRETAARP, from the coding sequence ATGCGAGCTGCCGCCCTCTACTCGGCCGCGGGGGCCATGCTCCTGTCCGCTCTCTCCCTGGCCCCGGCCACAAGCGCCGGGGCGGCTCCGGGAGCGGACGAGCGGCACGGCACGACGGTGGCCGCGGCGCGCGCCAAGGCCGCCGGCATCACCTTCGGGCGCTGCCCCAAGGCGCAGGGCCTGCCCGGCACCGTGCGGTGCGGCACGGTGTCCGTCCCGCTGGACTACGCGCACCCCGAAGGCAAGCAGATCCGGCTGCTGGTCAGCCGGGCGCAGGCCACGCACAAGGACCCGCACAACAGCAAGCGCCGGGTGCCGGGCAAGGGCGCCCTGGTCTACAACCCGGGCGGACCCGGCGCCTCCGGCATCCAGTTCCCGCTGATCGGGGTCGTCCCGGCATGGAAGCGGCTCGCGGCCGCGTACGACCTCGTCGGCTACGCCCCGCGCGGTGTGGGACCCTCGGCGCCGCTGTCCTGCCAGGACCCCAAGCAGTACTTCAAGGTGCCCTCGCAGGCCCCGACGTTCCCCTCCGAGGCGTACAAGAAGGAGCGCGTCGCCCGGGCGAAGGCGTACGCGCGCGGCTGCGCCGAGCGCGCCGGCAGCGCCCTGCGGCACTACAACTCCCTCAACAACGCCCGTGACCTGGACGTCCTGCGCGCCGCGCTGGGCGAGGAGAAGCTGACGTTCATCGGCGCCTCGTACGGCACCTACTTCGGCGCGCTGTACGCGCACCTCTTCCCCCAGCACGTACGGCGGATGGTGTTCGACTCCGCGGTGAACCCGGACCCGAAGCAGATCTGGTACCACAACAACCTCGCGCAGTCGGCCGCGTTCGAGGGCCGCTGGACGGACTTCCGGGAGTGGGTCGCCGAGCACGACGACGTGTACGGGCTCGGCATCACCGCCGACGAGGTGCTGGCCAACTACGAGAAGGTGCGCACCCGGCTCGCGACGCGGCCGGCCGGCGGGAAGATCGGGCCGGGGCAGTTGCAGGAGGCGTTCCTCCAGGCCGGTTATTACGACGACTACTGGCCCTCGCGGGCGCAGGCGCTGTCGGCGTATCTGAAGGGCGACGCGAAGCCGCTGATGGAGCTCGCTTCGCCGGTGACGGAGGCGGCGGCCGAGGAGGAGAACACGAACGCGGTCTACACGGCCGTGGAGTGCAACGACGCGCCCTGGCCGACGGACTGGGCGACCTGGGACCGGGACAACACCCGGCTCGCTCGCGTGGCGCCGTTCGAGACCTGGGACAACGCGTGGATGAACCTGCCGTGCGCCTTCTGGAAGGCCCCGCGGCAGCAGCCGGTGGACGTGCGGACCGGTCCGGGTGAGCTGCCGCCGACGCTGATCCTGGCCGCCGAGCGGGATGCCGCGACACCGTACGACGGGGCGCTGGAGATGCACCGGCGGCTCGCGGGCTCGGTCCTGGTGACCGAGCGGGACGCCGGGACGCACGGCATCGCGTACGGCCCGAACGCCTGCGTCAACGGCCACATCGACGCGTATCTGCTGGAGGGCCGTCTGCCGGCGCGGCACGCCTCGTGCGAGGGGCACCCGGAGCCGAAGCCGCAGCGGGCGGGCGAGCACAAGGCGAAGAAGCCCGCCACGCGGCACAAGGACCACCGCGAGACCGCGGCCCGTCCGTAG
- the hemQ gene encoding hydrogen peroxide-dependent heme synthase — MSDDASTTESGRIPNKGKLAKDLNEVIRYTLWSVFKLKDVLPEDRAGYADEVQELFDQLAAKDVTIRGTYDVSGLRADADVMIWWHAETSDQLQDAYNLFRRTELGRALEPVWSNMALHRPAEFNRSHIPAFLADETPRNYISVYPFVRSYDWYLLPDEDRRRMLADHGKMARGYPDVRANTVASFSLGDYEWILAFEADELYRIVDLMRHLRASEARMHVREEVPFYTGRRRSVAELVAGLA; from the coding sequence ATGAGTGACGACGCCTCCACCACCGAGTCCGGCAGGATCCCGAACAAGGGCAAGCTGGCCAAGGACCTCAACGAGGTCATCCGCTACACCCTCTGGTCCGTCTTCAAGCTGAAGGACGTGCTCCCCGAGGACCGCGCGGGCTACGCCGACGAGGTCCAGGAGCTGTTCGACCAGCTCGCCGCCAAGGACGTGACGATCCGCGGCACCTACGACGTGTCCGGCCTGCGCGCCGACGCCGACGTCATGATCTGGTGGCACGCGGAGACCAGCGACCAGCTCCAGGACGCGTACAACCTCTTCCGCCGCACGGAGCTGGGCCGCGCGCTCGAGCCGGTCTGGTCGAACATGGCGCTGCACCGCCCCGCCGAGTTCAACCGCTCGCACATCCCGGCGTTCCTCGCCGACGAGACGCCGCGGAACTACATCAGCGTCTACCCCTTCGTGCGCTCCTACGACTGGTACCTGCTGCCCGACGAGGACCGCCGCCGCATGCTCGCCGACCACGGCAAGATGGCCCGCGGCTACCCCGACGTCCGCGCCAACACGGTCGCCTCGTTCTCGCTGGGCGACTACGAGTGGATCCTCGCCTTCGAGGCCGACGAGCTGTACCGCATCGTCGACCTCATGCGTCACCTGCGCGCCTCCGAGGCCCGGATGCACGTCCGCGAGGAAGTGCCCTTCTACACCGGCCGCCGCAGGTCCGTCGCCGAACTGGTCGCCGGACTCGCCTAG
- the hemG gene encoding protoporphyrinogen oxidase: MREHSEDTRTGDNPVRPGHVVVVGGGIAGLAAAHRLLERGRHVTVLEASDRVGGKLLPGEIAGVRVDLGAESMLARRPEAIALAREAGLAERLQPPASASASIWTRGALRPMPKGHVMGVPGTAAALSGVLSDEGLARIERDADLPRTEVGDDVAVGAYVAARLGREVVDRLVEPLLGGVYAGDAYRISLRSAVPQLYQAARTHDSLTEAVREIQAKATANQQTGPVFMGIEGGVGRLPLAVAESVRARGGEIVTGAPVTELRREASGGWRVVAGDRVLRPDAVVVAVPAPAAAALLRAEVPGAAAELEGVEYASMALVTLAYRRSDAGLPAGSGFLVPPVDGRTIKASTFASQKWGWIADEDPDTIVLRTSVGRYGETGILGRDDAGLVDVSRRDLKEATGLDATPLETRVTRWTDGLPQYPVGHHARVARVREHVARVPGLAVCGAQYDGVGIPACIASAYAAVDQLDGDPGGVQELTANPVQSLHGGAGE, encoded by the coding sequence ATGCGCGAGCACAGCGAGGACACACGCACCGGCGACAACCCCGTACGGCCCGGTCATGTCGTGGTCGTCGGCGGCGGGATCGCCGGACTGGCGGCCGCCCACCGGCTGCTGGAGCGCGGCAGACACGTGACCGTCCTGGAGGCCTCGGACCGGGTCGGCGGCAAGCTGCTGCCCGGCGAGATCGCGGGTGTGCGCGTGGACCTCGGCGCCGAGTCGATGCTGGCCCGCCGCCCCGAGGCGATCGCCCTCGCGCGGGAGGCCGGCCTCGCCGAGCGGCTCCAGCCGCCGGCCAGTGCGAGCGCGTCGATCTGGACCCGTGGCGCCCTGCGCCCCATGCCCAAGGGGCATGTGATGGGCGTCCCCGGCACCGCCGCCGCCCTCTCCGGAGTCCTGTCCGACGAAGGGCTGGCCCGTATCGAGCGCGACGCCGACCTGCCGCGCACCGAGGTCGGCGACGACGTGGCGGTCGGCGCGTACGTGGCGGCACGCCTCGGCCGCGAGGTCGTCGACCGCCTCGTCGAACCCCTGCTGGGCGGCGTCTACGCGGGCGACGCGTACCGCATCTCGCTGCGCTCCGCCGTCCCGCAGCTGTACCAGGCCGCGCGGACCCACGACTCGCTCACCGAGGCCGTCCGGGAGATCCAGGCCAAGGCCACGGCGAACCAGCAGACCGGACCGGTGTTCATGGGCATCGAGGGCGGCGTGGGCCGACTCCCGCTCGCCGTCGCGGAGTCGGTGCGCGCGCGGGGCGGCGAGATCGTGACCGGGGCACCGGTGACCGAGCTGCGCCGCGAGGCGTCCGGCGGCTGGCGCGTGGTCGCCGGTGACCGGGTGCTGCGTCCCGACGCCGTCGTCGTCGCCGTGCCCGCCCCGGCCGCCGCCGCCCTGCTGCGCGCCGAGGTGCCCGGGGCCGCCGCCGAGCTGGAAGGCGTCGAGTACGCCTCCATGGCCCTGGTCACCCTCGCCTACCGCCGCTCCGACGCCGGGCTCCCGGCGGGCAGCGGCTTCCTCGTGCCGCCGGTCGACGGGCGCACCATCAAGGCGTCGACGTTCGCCTCCCAGAAGTGGGGCTGGATCGCCGACGAGGACCCGGACACGATCGTCCTGCGCACCTCGGTCGGGCGGTACGGCGAGACGGGGATCCTGGGCCGCGACGACGCCGGCCTCGTCGACGTCTCACGCCGGGACCTCAAGGAGGCCACCGGCCTCGACGCGACCCCGCTGGAGACCCGCGTGACCCGCTGGACCGACGGCCTGCCGCAGTACCCGGTCGGCCACCACGCGCGCGTGGCCCGCGTCCGCGAGCACGTCGCCCGGGTGCCGGGCCTGGCGGTGTGCGGCGCGCAGTACGACGGCGTGGGCATCCCGGCGTGCATCGCGAGCGCGTACGCCGCCGTCGACCAGCTCGACGGCGATCCGGGCGGTGTGCAGGAGCTCACCGCCAACCCGGTGCAGAGTCTGCACGGCGGAGCGGGAGAATAA
- a CDS encoding DUF4349 domain-containing protein, whose amino-acid sequence MRTRRSARPVQALAGLLLATALALTGCSAANDSGGDSKAAAGEAARADSDGGANSDAGAKEGAPGTGSDAGRATTPAKVSASHIIRTASLTVQVKEVPKALDEARATAENAGGYVGNETTTRDEEGHEHTRVVLRVPVDKYAEVLADLEGAGKLIERSAKAQDVTDQVVDVESRIKSQQASVARIRELMDQATRLSDVVTLEGELSRRQADLESLLAQQASLKDRTSLATISLTLSETPVKKAAKDDDPGFVDALAGGWNAFVTMLRWIAVAFGALLPFAAVAVLILLLWLKVLRPRLPRRPATVPASPVPGPLPAARPAPRPAHAGDEQSGGQD is encoded by the coding sequence ATGCGCACACGACGTTCCGCACGACCGGTTCAGGCCCTGGCCGGCCTCCTGCTGGCCACCGCCCTCGCGCTCACCGGTTGCAGCGCCGCGAACGACTCGGGCGGCGACAGCAAGGCCGCCGCCGGCGAGGCCGCCCGGGCGGACTCCGACGGGGGCGCCAATTCCGACGCAGGCGCGAAGGAGGGCGCGCCCGGCACCGGCTCCGACGCCGGCCGGGCCACCACGCCCGCCAAGGTCAGCGCGAGCCACATCATCCGCACCGCCTCGCTGACCGTGCAGGTCAAGGAAGTGCCGAAGGCCCTCGACGAGGCCCGTGCCACCGCCGAGAACGCGGGCGGCTACGTCGGCAACGAGACCACCACCCGCGACGAGGAGGGCCACGAGCACACCCGGGTCGTGCTGCGGGTGCCCGTCGACAAGTACGCCGAGGTCCTCGCGGACCTGGAGGGCGCGGGCAAGCTGATCGAGCGCAGCGCCAAGGCGCAGGACGTCACCGACCAGGTCGTGGACGTGGAGAGCCGCATCAAGTCGCAGCAGGCCAGCGTGGCCCGGATCCGTGAGCTGATGGACCAGGCGACCAGGCTCAGCGACGTGGTGACGCTGGAGGGCGAGCTGAGCCGCCGGCAGGCCGACCTGGAGTCGCTGCTGGCCCAGCAGGCGTCCCTGAAGGACCGCACGAGCCTCGCGACGATCTCGCTGACCCTCTCCGAGACGCCGGTGAAGAAGGCCGCGAAGGACGACGACCCGGGCTTCGTGGACGCGCTCGCGGGTGGCTGGAACGCGTTCGTGACGATGCTGCGCTGGATCGCGGTGGCGTTCGGCGCGCTGCTGCCGTTCGCGGCGGTGGCGGTGCTGATCCTCCTGCTGTGGCTGAAGGTCCTGCGCCCCCGGCTGCCGCGCCGCCCGGCGACCGTGCCCGCGAGCCCCGTGCCGGGCCCGCTGCCGGCGGCCCGCCCCGCTCCGCGTCCCGCGCACGCGGGCGACGAGCAGAGCGGCGGACAGGACTGA